A genome region from Thermovirga sp. includes the following:
- a CDS encoding UDP-N-acetylmuramoyl-L-alanyl-D-glutamate--2,6-diaminopimelate ligase, with the protein MRVSDVINLLKERGMLRDDTAAGVNPAAGGLEVDPKISGVFMDSRKVVSGGVFVCLKGATYDGHDHALEALINGAVCVISERVTPAPVIHLLVGNPKIAMGHVASSFFADPANSLNMIAVTGTNGKTTTAYMLRSIFNSSGHRSGMLGTVIYDIGAGTEQDARRTTPESPEIQSMLREMMVNGCDYCVMETSSHGLNQGRLTGCRFDGAVFTNLSAEHLDFHGTMEEYFKSKMVLFRDHMKAPGWIGASNISDPYGKRVKGFFPDRIVTFSLNRQDSPDFYGAVKKLSLTGLEMAIFSRNEGLLFEVCLPLTGRFNALNALGSASLSLSLGFDPPRVKKGLEAMPQVPGRLQRYSFSNGVTAIIDYAHTPDALQNVLASLREVSGGKIWTLFGSGGDRFKGNRPLMGRVAVSLSDRVVITMDNPRSEDPARIAEEILAGVDDEREGRSFPEVILDRREAIHSVLDRADADDVILIAGKGPERNIIFADRVIPYQDSETVEEWSSSRGLKWAR; encoded by the coding sequence ATGAGGGTCTCGGATGTTATAAACCTTCTGAAGGAGCGCGGAATGCTGCGCGATGATACAGCCGCCGGGGTCAATCCAGCGGCGGGTGGACTCGAAGTAGATCCCAAGATCAGTGGCGTTTTCATGGATTCGCGAAAGGTGGTATCCGGAGGTGTTTTCGTCTGCCTCAAGGGGGCGACTTACGATGGCCACGATCATGCCCTGGAGGCACTGATCAATGGAGCAGTGTGCGTTATCTCGGAGAGAGTCACGCCTGCCCCGGTTATCCATCTCCTGGTCGGGAATCCGAAGATCGCGATGGGACATGTGGCGTCGTCCTTTTTTGCCGACCCTGCGAATTCGCTGAATATGATCGCCGTAACGGGGACCAATGGAAAAACGACCACGGCCTATATGCTGAGGTCAATTTTCAACTCTTCAGGCCATCGATCGGGGATGCTGGGTACCGTAATCTACGATATAGGTGCCGGCACGGAACAAGATGCCCGAAGAACAACCCCGGAATCGCCGGAAATTCAATCCATGCTCCGTGAGATGATGGTTAACGGCTGTGATTATTGTGTCATGGAAACCTCCTCCCATGGTCTGAACCAGGGGAGGCTGACCGGGTGCCGCTTTGACGGAGCCGTTTTCACAAACCTCTCAGCGGAACACCTGGATTTCCATGGAACAATGGAGGAGTATTTCAAGTCAAAGATGGTCCTTTTCAGGGATCATATGAAGGCGCCGGGCTGGATAGGAGCTTCGAATATTTCTGATCCCTACGGCAAGAGGGTCAAAGGTTTTTTCCCTGACAGGATCGTCACCTTCTCACTGAATAGGCAGGATTCCCCCGACTTTTACGGAGCTGTGAAGAAATTGAGCCTTACGGGCCTTGAAATGGCGATTTTTTCCAGGAATGAAGGCCTGCTTTTCGAGGTCTGCCTTCCCCTGACGGGACGCTTCAATGCCTTAAACGCCCTGGGGTCGGCGTCTCTTTCCCTTTCATTGGGTTTTGACCCCCCAAGGGTCAAAAAAGGCTTAGAAGCCATGCCGCAGGTGCCTGGTCGCCTCCAGCGTTACTCTTTTTCGAACGGTGTGACAGCCATTATCGATTACGCCCATACGCCCGATGCGCTTCAAAATGTCCTTGCCTCGCTAAGGGAAGTAAGCGGAGGGAAAATTTGGACCCTGTTCGGCTCAGGGGGAGACCGCTTCAAGGGCAATCGGCCCCTGATGGGAAGGGTGGCAGTTTCATTATCGGACCGGGTCGTCATCACGATGGATAACCCCAGAAGCGAGGACCCCGCCCGCATCGCCGAGGAGATCCTTGCCGGCGTCGATGACGAAAGGGAGGGGAGAAGTTTTCCAGAGGTCATTCTGGACAGGCGCGAGGCAATTCATTCCGTTCTTGACAGGGCCGACGCGGACGATGTGATCCTTATCGCGGGGAAGGGACCCGAGCGGAATATAATCTTTGCGGACAGGGTCATTCCCTACCAGGATTCCGAGACGGTGGAGGAGTGGTCTTCATCAAGGGGGCTAAAATGGGCGAGGTAA
- the murF gene encoding UDP-N-acetylmuramoyl-tripeptide--D-alanyl-D-alanine ligase, with the protein MGEVKDFKKTTPVWSLHEAAATIGTRFTGEDIPMPRQIFVDSRDVLPGSLFVALRGEKADGQDFIEDAVKRGAAGLICRPPAPDSHLEGLLKSGMPAIVTGDAKTALRDLSLEWLNRIDPALIIGITGTVGKTTTREMIKTVLANSLEVHSPRRSFNTDIGCAVTVLEAPPGTEILLLELGTNRPGEIKELAKAYRPGFGVITEVGPGHLQGLKSIRGVLEAKLELLEAPSLNVLSYNLDNQLLARAIRDSGRSPELVPVGYKSSMYRILEARSDVQDGCLVLVVVIDTPTGKRKYQAGLFGEHHAYGLAFASLVGDSLGIPPVEQEKRLSSFRALPGRGNSFTSGKGFLVIDETYNANPVSMSAALKALAALPFSAKKSAVLGGMGELGEESPQWHRSMVSSFQGLDHVLLVGEPWEAVFRDGLPANCHIVAFDDLEGFFRSRFYPGDLVLFKGSRSFHMEKAVKILENLR; encoded by the coding sequence ATGGGCGAGGTAAAGGATTTCAAAAAAACCACCCCGGTGTGGTCCCTCCACGAAGCGGCGGCAACGATCGGAACCCGGTTCACCGGTGAGGATATCCCGATGCCTCGTCAAATTTTCGTCGACAGCAGGGATGTCCTTCCCGGCAGCCTTTTTGTCGCCCTGAGGGGCGAAAAAGCTGACGGACAGGATTTCATCGAGGACGCGGTTAAGAGGGGAGCGGCAGGGTTGATCTGCCGCCCTCCTGCCCCGGATAGTCATCTTGAGGGGTTACTCAAAAGCGGCATGCCTGCCATTGTGACCGGAGATGCCAAAACCGCCTTGAGGGATCTTTCCCTGGAATGGCTTAATAGAATAGACCCCGCTCTGATCATTGGCATTACCGGAACGGTAGGAAAGACAACCACCAGGGAGATGATCAAAACTGTTCTGGCCAACTCCCTGGAGGTTCATTCGCCCAGGAGGAGTTTCAACACGGATATCGGTTGCGCCGTCACCGTCCTCGAGGCTCCACCCGGAACGGAAATACTGCTTCTTGAACTGGGTACGAATCGCCCCGGTGAGATCAAGGAGTTGGCAAAGGCCTATCGCCCCGGGTTCGGGGTGATAACCGAAGTGGGACCAGGCCACCTGCAGGGTCTGAAGAGCATCAGGGGGGTCCTCGAAGCCAAATTGGAACTCCTGGAAGCCCCTTCGTTAAATGTTTTGTCTTATAATTTAGATAACCAGCTATTGGCCCGTGCCATCAGGGACTCGGGGAGGAGCCCGGAGCTTGTCCCGGTAGGCTACAAAAGTTCAATGTACCGAATCCTCGAGGCCCGGAGCGACGTTCAGGACGGGTGCCTTGTTCTTGTCGTCGTGATCGATACCCCCACGGGGAAACGGAAATACCAGGCGGGGCTTTTTGGTGAGCATCACGCTTACGGTCTGGCTTTTGCCTCGCTCGTGGGTGATAGCCTGGGGATCCCTCCGGTCGAACAGGAGAAGAGGCTTTCCTCCTTCAGGGCTTTGCCTGGAAGGGGCAATTCCTTCACATCAGGAAAGGGTTTCCTGGTCATCGACGAGACTTATAATGCCAACCCGGTTTCGATGTCGGCTGCACTGAAGGCCCTCGCAGCGCTTCCTTTTTCTGCGAAAAAAAGTGCTGTACTTGGAGGTATGGGCGAACTGGGAGAGGAATCTCCACAATGGCATCGGTCCATGGTCTCGTCCTTTCAGGGATTGGACCACGTTCTGCTGGTAGGAGAACCGTGGGAGGCGGTTTTCAGGGATGGACTGCCGGCAAATTGCCATATTGTCGCCTTTGATGACCTCGAGGGGTTTTTCAGGAGCCGGTTTTACCCGGGTGACCTTGTGCTTTTCAAAGGTTCTCGTTCGTTTCATATGGAAAAAGCCGTTAAAATATTGGAGAATCTTCGATAA
- a CDS encoding phospho-N-acetylmuramoyl-pentapeptide-transferase, whose translation MSSAGLLLAVFLSGIALQEPWIRFLRKRKVIQNLKLYGPQNHLKDKKNTPTMGGAVFLLVALLFGMALVFFGRWSCYEAFLLLGFPLTGGAIGLADDLIKHFRGSSEGFRSLQKLALQVLSAAAWTFLFMPEGMLILAPGLVLRGFPGSAVLLFFLVGTLNAANITDGLDGLLSGIAGISFAALLVFTFEGDPGRLAALLGLGLSASFLVFNFHPARVFMGDCGSHFLGGLLVSICAARGMLLLILPLGFIMGLEVLSVIIQIVFIRGFGKKIFLMSPLHHHFEMSGWGERAVVFSFWVFHLMAMGLLLFLLRGFFF comes from the coding sequence ATGTCCAGTGCTGGGCTGCTCCTTGCGGTTTTTCTGTCTGGAATCGCCCTGCAAGAACCCTGGATTAGGTTTCTCAGGAAGAGAAAGGTCATTCAAAACCTCAAGCTCTATGGCCCTCAAAACCATCTCAAGGATAAAAAGAATACCCCCACCATGGGCGGCGCGGTATTCCTGCTAGTGGCTTTGCTTTTTGGGATGGCCCTGGTTTTTTTCGGCAGGTGGTCCTGTTACGAGGCATTTTTGCTCCTCGGCTTTCCCCTTACTGGCGGCGCAATAGGGTTGGCCGACGACCTTATCAAACACTTCCGCGGTTCAAGCGAGGGGTTCCGTAGCCTCCAGAAATTGGCGCTGCAGGTGCTGTCAGCCGCCGCCTGGACCTTCCTCTTTATGCCCGAAGGCATGCTGATCTTGGCTCCGGGCCTCGTTCTCAGGGGATTTCCCGGTTCTGCCGTGCTCCTGTTTTTCCTGGTGGGAACCTTAAACGCGGCCAACATAACCGATGGGCTTGATGGCCTGCTATCGGGTATAGCGGGGATTTCCTTCGCGGCGCTCTTGGTCTTTACCTTCGAAGGAGATCCCGGTCGATTGGCGGCGCTGTTAGGCTTGGGCCTTTCCGCCAGCTTCCTGGTCTTTAATTTTCATCCCGCCAGGGTATTCATGGGAGATTGCGGATCCCACTTTCTTGGTGGACTTCTTGTCTCAATCTGTGCCGCCAGGGGCATGCTTCTGCTTATTCTTCCCCTTGGGTTCATTATGGGGCTGGAGGTCCTTTCTGTAATCATCCAGATTGTGTTTATCAGGGGCTTTGGAAAAAAGATTTTTTTGATGAGCCCCCTTCATCATCATTTCGAAATGTCCGGATGGGGAGAAAGAGCGGTTGTTTTCAGTTTCTGGGTTTTTCACCTTATGGCTATGGGGTTGCTTTTATTTCTTTTGAGAGGTTTCTTTTTTTAA
- the murD gene encoding UDP-N-acetylmuramoyl-L-alanine--D-glutamate ligase, giving the protein MKAKDRITVIGAGVSGRALAVFARKLGHAVFVSEAKAVGDETSELFRRFGVEYEFGGHTERILDCDAMVLGSGVPPGSEPVSRAQGKGVRVIGEVDFLAPHLEGSLIGVTGSNGKTTTALLTGHMLQEAGFRAGVAGNVGSPLASHAGLDQEILVIELSSFQLFWAHDLRLDIAVVTNLEPDHIDWHGSVEEYYRAKAKIVGMLRSTGFLVCQERDLSFLMSDVLPPAGVFPLSWEKEPAERRKENLLMKDDRTVMVSGGVEQVLFNFNAVRLLGRHNLENAAMSAASFLLAGGQRDALTAALASFRSPPHRCELVETVDGVSFIDDSKGTNVAATIAALFSLEGDKVIVLGGRGKGEDYGSLADAVLLKSVAVVLLGEESPRIRQALESRGFKRIIEAANMKEAVSRAFEMSSRGGMVLLSPACTSWDMYANFAEKGEDFQRWVKALKQEPF; this is encoded by the coding sequence ATGAAAGCCAAGGACAGGATCACGGTGATCGGTGCTGGTGTGAGCGGCAGGGCTCTTGCGGTTTTTGCGAGGAAACTGGGTCACGCCGTTTTCGTCTCCGAGGCCAAGGCCGTTGGCGATGAGACCAGCGAACTTTTCCGCCGGTTCGGGGTGGAATATGAGTTTGGTGGCCACACTGAGAGAATACTGGACTGCGATGCCATGGTTCTCGGATCCGGGGTGCCCCCTGGTTCCGAACCAGTTTCCAGGGCCCAGGGAAAGGGCGTAAGGGTGATCGGGGAGGTCGATTTCCTGGCACCCCATCTGGAAGGATCCCTCATAGGTGTCACGGGAAGCAACGGCAAGACCACGACCGCCCTCCTCACGGGCCATATGCTCCAAGAGGCGGGTTTCCGGGCGGGAGTGGCCGGTAATGTCGGAAGTCCTCTCGCGAGCCATGCCGGACTGGATCAGGAGATCCTGGTGATAGAACTCAGCAGCTTCCAGCTCTTTTGGGCCCACGACCTTCGCCTTGATATTGCCGTGGTCACCAACCTGGAACCTGATCACATAGATTGGCATGGTTCGGTCGAGGAGTATTATAGGGCGAAAGCGAAAATCGTCGGTATGTTGAGAAGCACCGGCTTCCTGGTCTGCCAGGAAAGAGACCTTTCATTCCTTATGTCTGATGTTCTGCCTCCGGCCGGGGTATTCCCTCTGAGCTGGGAGAAAGAGCCCGCCGAAAGGAGAAAGGAAAACCTGTTAATGAAGGATGATCGAACCGTCATGGTCTCCGGCGGCGTCGAGCAGGTTCTTTTCAACTTCAATGCTGTACGCCTTCTTGGCAGGCATAACCTGGAAAATGCCGCCATGTCAGCGGCCTCCTTTCTCCTGGCAGGTGGCCAAAGGGATGCCTTAACAGCGGCTTTGGCGAGCTTCAGATCACCCCCCCACCGCTGCGAACTGGTTGAGACCGTGGACGGGGTCTCATTCATCGATGACTCGAAGGGCACCAATGTCGCCGCCACCATCGCGGCCCTGTTCTCTCTCGAAGGGGACAAGGTCATCGTTCTTGGCGGCAGGGGTAAGGGCGAGGATTATGGATCTCTAGCCGATGCCGTCCTATTGAAATCTGTGGCGGTGGTGCTTCTCGGTGAAGAATCCCCCCGGATCAGGCAAGCCCTGGAATCAAGGGGCTTCAAGAGAATCATCGAGGCGGCGAACATGAAAGAGGCCGTTTCGCGAGCTTTTGAGATGTCCTCCCGGGGGGGGATGGTCCTTCTGTCGCCGGCCTGCACCAGTTGGGATATGTACGCGAACTTCGCTGAAAAAGGGGAAGATTTTCAAAGATGGGTTAAAGCTCTGAAGCAGGAGCCGTTCTGA
- a CDS encoding cell division protein FtsW — MSGGKLLPGSGKSATFRSLFLQATWAIPLLLSCLGILMISSVTAQLTTSQGRTPFFYGLKQVQWLLVGLGAMIACALPPVAFWKKWSGVIWSGAVLLMILTLLPELGRSGGGSSRWVRIGPLNLQASEVMIFALAIHLSKKLSEEGLTRGRAMGRTLLIFALSAWPFLFQPDLGGVMILCALCMAVFVQVFGWIIPLVAGSAASAVVFIPVVLLGRYRIERITSFLDPWSDPLGSGFQTLQGFIAFANGGFLGVGIGHGLQKLQYLPAAHTDFILAAIGEELGMVGTFSIVLLYALLLFIQYLSYRSAAGRFEATLVWAITLAVYIPFFVNAAGVLRLIPLTGVPLPFVSYGGSSLVLGWCKIGILMRLMRRNLFPAEGRTT; from the coding sequence ATGTCCGGCGGAAAACTCCTTCCGGGCTCCGGTAAAAGCGCAACGTTCCGGAGTTTGTTCCTTCAGGCCACATGGGCTATCCCCCTTCTCCTCTCATGCCTTGGGATCCTGATGATATCCTCCGTTACAGCCCAACTCACAACCTCCCAGGGAAGGACCCCTTTCTTCTATGGACTGAAACAGGTACAGTGGTTGCTCGTCGGCCTCGGGGCCATGATTGCCTGCGCTCTTCCTCCCGTCGCTTTCTGGAAAAAATGGAGTGGAGTTATATGGTCCGGGGCAGTCCTGCTGATGATACTGACTCTTCTGCCGGAACTGGGCCGATCGGGAGGAGGTTCCAGCCGGTGGGTTAGAATCGGGCCTTTGAACCTCCAGGCTTCAGAGGTAATGATCTTTGCCCTGGCCATCCACCTGTCGAAGAAGTTGAGTGAAGAAGGCCTTACGAGAGGCAGGGCGATGGGGCGGACCCTGTTGATCTTTGCCCTTTCTGCCTGGCCATTCCTGTTTCAGCCCGATCTCGGCGGGGTAATGATCCTTTGTGCCCTTTGCATGGCTGTTTTCGTCCAGGTCTTTGGTTGGATCATCCCCCTCGTCGCAGGATCTGCAGCTTCAGCAGTCGTTTTCATTCCCGTTGTTCTTTTGGGGCGGTATCGCATCGAGAGGATCACCAGTTTTTTGGATCCCTGGAGCGACCCCCTCGGGAGCGGGTTTCAGACCCTCCAGGGGTTCATTGCTTTTGCCAATGGGGGGTTTTTAGGGGTGGGCATCGGACACGGTCTTCAGAAACTACAGTATCTTCCTGCGGCGCACACCGATTTCATACTGGCTGCGATCGGCGAGGAGTTGGGAATGGTAGGAACCTTTTCGATAGTCCTCCTCTACGCTTTGTTGTTGTTTATCCAGTACCTGTCCTACCGTTCTGCGGCGGGCCGATTCGAGGCTACCCTGGTCTGGGCCATAACCCTGGCGGTGTACATCCCCTTTTTCGTGAATGCCGCCGGAGTTCTCAGGCTGATCCCCCTGACCGGAGTGCCCCTCCCCTTTGTAAGTTACGGTGGCAGTTCTCTCGTGCTGGGATGGTGCAAGATCGGCATTTTAATGCGCCTTATGAGGCGGAACTTGTTCCCGGCTGAAGGGAGGACGACATGA
- a CDS encoding UDP-N-acetylglucosamine--N-acetylmuramyl-(pentapeptide) pyrophosphoryl-undecaprenol N-acetylglucosamine transferase, protein MKILIAAGGTGGHIWPALSFYDWIDRNQATAEVLFLSGSRDLEKSLYIHAGVSPVVLPIAGSPLWGSPGTRISRSIGLVRSMKVAMRAIKDFSPDICLLFGGYVSVAAMAASKLLGLPLLLHEQNARAGKVTSFAAKLGIPICTGWEICDPLSAKRYLPVGIPVRQLRRLAPDEAWRLLGYNLDLPPGPRVLVLGGSMGSDPLTGLFRNVSGDESFGGYHFFVVGSTDKPVRVAENLLLLPRAWEIDLLYSIADVVISRAGASTLAELVAIGLPSVIIPWRDAAGDHQASNARIFAQKGFGTIWEDDSTLEKLLFMIDYELKKAGRGQASPFSGIQTSEASEKIWELLQQIAEGRGRN, encoded by the coding sequence ATGAAGATTTTGATTGCTGCCGGTGGTACCGGGGGTCATATTTGGCCCGCCCTATCCTTTTACGATTGGATTGACCGGAACCAGGCCACGGCAGAGGTCCTTTTTCTATCCGGGAGCCGTGACCTCGAAAAGAGTCTTTATATACATGCCGGTGTTTCTCCGGTGGTCCTTCCCATAGCCGGGTCGCCCCTTTGGGGTTCGCCAGGAACGAGGATTTCGCGCTCCATCGGTCTTGTCCGATCAATGAAAGTCGCCATGAGGGCCATAAAGGACTTTTCACCTGATATCTGCCTTTTGTTCGGCGGTTATGTCTCCGTGGCAGCCATGGCGGCATCGAAATTGCTAGGGCTGCCCCTCCTCTTACACGAGCAAAACGCCAGGGCCGGCAAGGTCACTTCTTTCGCAGCCAAGCTCGGGATCCCCATCTGTACGGGTTGGGAAATATGCGATCCTCTCTCCGCGAAGCGATACCTACCCGTTGGAATCCCCGTCAGGCAATTGAGGCGCCTGGCTCCCGACGAAGCCTGGAGGCTTCTTGGATACAACCTGGATCTGCCGCCCGGACCCCGGGTCCTGGTCCTCGGAGGTTCAATGGGGAGTGATCCCCTGACCGGGCTCTTCAGGAACGTATCCGGTGATGAGTCCTTCGGAGGTTATCATTTCTTCGTGGTCGGCTCCACCGATAAACCCGTCAGGGTCGCTGAAAACCTGCTGCTTCTTCCTCGAGCATGGGAGATCGACCTCCTCTATTCCATTGCCGATGTCGTCATATCGAGAGCAGGGGCATCAACCCTGGCGGAACTGGTTGCAATCGGCCTGCCTTCTGTCATAATTCCCTGGAGGGATGCGGCAGGGGACCATCAAGCGTCCAATGCCAGGATTTTTGCTCAAAAGGGATTCGGAACAATTTGGGAGGACGACAGTACTCTTGAAAAGCTTTTGTTCATGATAGACTATGAACTTAAGAAGGCTGGGCGTGGTCAAGCCTCTCCGTTTTCCGGGATACAGACCAGTGAAGCCAGTGAAAAGATCTGGGAACTTTTACAACAAATCGCCGAAGGGAGAGGTCGCAATTGA
- the murC gene encoding UDP-N-acetylmuramate--L-alanine ligase, producing MGIGGAGMSGLALLLRQMGMTITGCDVSHTYYINKISPNGIEFVLGHDKSHLDRFTPDALVFSSAIPLETEELTEAARRGIRIFKRAEVLSWLFNMRKGIGVAGTHGKTTTASMIGLILENAGLDPTVAIGGELCDIGGNAKLGQGAHMVAELDESDGSFELFRSHVAIVTNADWDHVDYYPNFNSVLEAYERFLGNREPEGTAIVCGEDRGLSALLQNRINGKHLTYGWGGRWDWGAQDVRHNRGGGVTYTLSRGGTPALEISLQISGEHNVLNSLAACAAAAAIGVPLEAASQALRTFKGAKRRLQHMGSVPSLDVDIFDDYGHHPREIAATLGTLRKMFPERRLMTVFQPHRFTRTAAMYREFAEVLSLSDGVFLLPVFPADEMPIEGVSSTLIGDILKQKGHKGFDFCSDMEEVLAKISASVIEGDVIATIGAGDVSIVGEKIQRRLEGKGVNLDAMAVKA from the coding sequence ATGGGCATAGGAGGAGCCGGGATGAGCGGCCTGGCCCTTCTTTTACGCCAGATGGGAATGACAATTACCGGGTGCGATGTTTCACATACCTATTATATAAACAAGATATCCCCCAACGGCATTGAATTCGTTCTGGGCCACGACAAGAGCCATCTTGACCGATTCACCCCCGATGCCCTGGTATTCAGCAGTGCCATACCCCTGGAGACGGAAGAATTAACCGAGGCAGCCAGAAGAGGTATCCGGATATTTAAAAGAGCGGAGGTGCTCAGCTGGCTCTTCAACATGAGAAAGGGTATCGGCGTGGCCGGAACTCACGGCAAAACGACGACAGCCTCCATGATTGGCCTGATCCTGGAGAACGCCGGGCTTGACCCCACGGTCGCCATTGGAGGGGAGCTTTGTGACATTGGTGGAAACGCTAAGCTGGGACAGGGCGCACACATGGTCGCCGAGCTCGACGAAAGTGATGGGTCCTTCGAACTGTTTCGCTCCCATGTGGCAATTGTGACCAATGCCGATTGGGATCATGTCGATTATTACCCCAATTTCAATTCCGTTCTTGAGGCCTACGAAAGGTTCCTCGGCAACAGGGAGCCCGAAGGGACCGCCATTGTCTGCGGAGAAGACAGGGGGCTGTCCGCTCTCCTGCAGAACAGAATAAACGGAAAGCATCTCACCTACGGGTGGGGGGGCCGGTGGGACTGGGGTGCCCAGGATGTCAGGCACAACAGGGGCGGAGGGGTTACCTATACCCTTAGCAGGGGTGGCACGCCAGCCCTCGAGATATCACTCCAGATCTCCGGCGAACATAACGTTCTTAATTCGCTTGCGGCCTGTGCCGCCGCCGCCGCGATAGGGGTTCCCCTCGAAGCGGCCTCCCAGGCGCTGAGGACCTTCAAGGGAGCTAAAAGACGCTTGCAGCACATGGGGTCCGTTCCCTCCCTCGATGTAGATATTTTTGATGATTACGGCCATCACCCCAGGGAGATTGCCGCCACCCTGGGTACCCTGAGAAAGATGTTCCCCGAAAGAAGGCTCATGACCGTTTTTCAGCCCCATCGTTTTACGAGGACCGCTGCGATGTACAGAGAATTCGCCGAGGTGCTCTCCTTGTCCGATGGAGTATTTCTCCTGCCCGTTTTTCCCGCCGATGAAATGCCTATCGAAGGCGTCTCTTCTACGCTGATAGGAGATATTCTGAAGCAAAAAGGACACAAGGGTTTTGACTTCTGCAGCGATATGGAAGAAGTTTTGGCCAAGATCTCCGCCAGTGTAATTGAGGGCGATGTTATCGCTACCATCGGCGCGGGCGACGTTTCCATTGTGGGGGAGAAGATTCAGCGGCGCCTTGAAGGGAAAGGCGTTAACCTCGATGCGATGGCGGTCAAGGCTTAA
- the murB gene encoding UDP-N-acetylmuramate dehydrogenase, which translates to MRWRSRLNRNILPFCSFDNPLKDLTTLGVGGPAECLARPATRHELSAVLDFSVEEGIPVWFLGGGSNVLISDEGLRGITIQTGGLNGVMWGEKGDSILIEAEAGVTLAALLALSIERGWGGLEFIAGIPGSVGGALRGNAGVEGRALGDLVESVLLINKNGLTQWKKGGDLRFSYRFSNLLEKNKAIVACRLVLMKENTADVAQAARKYFNKRAGQPRGVKTAGCLFKNPGTEFAGKLLDDAGCKGLREGDAEVSERHANFIINKGSASSEDIIRLISICRERVYQETGILLELELCIMGEFPHEEVGG; encoded by the coding sequence ATGCGATGGCGGTCAAGGCTTAACCGGAATATCCTTCCCTTTTGTTCCTTTGATAATCCTCTGAAAGATCTTACGACCCTCGGAGTGGGGGGGCCCGCTGAGTGCCTTGCCAGGCCTGCAACTCGCCATGAGCTGTCGGCGGTCCTCGATTTTAGCGTTGAGGAAGGAATCCCCGTCTGGTTCCTGGGAGGGGGCAGCAACGTACTCATCTCCGATGAAGGCCTTCGGGGCATCACCATTCAGACCGGCGGCCTGAACGGAGTCATGTGGGGAGAAAAGGGTGACTCGATCCTGATTGAGGCGGAAGCGGGCGTTACCCTGGCTGCCCTTCTGGCGCTTTCGATAGAAAGGGGATGGGGAGGGCTGGAATTTATCGCGGGTATACCCGGGAGCGTCGGGGGCGCCCTTCGCGGAAACGCCGGAGTTGAAGGAAGGGCCCTTGGTGATCTTGTTGAATCGGTGCTGCTGATAAATAAAAACGGCCTTACCCAATGGAAAAAGGGTGGAGACCTTCGTTTTTCCTATCGTTTTTCCAACCTCCTGGAGAAAAACAAGGCTATCGTCGCCTGCAGATTGGTCCTCATGAAGGAGAATACTGCCGATGTGGCACAAGCCGCCAGAAAGTACTTTAACAAAAGAGCGGGACAGCCCAGGGGTGTCAAGACGGCAGGGTGCCTCTTTAAAAACCCCGGAACAGAGTTCGCCGGAAAACTCCTGGACGATGCCGGGTGCAAGGGGCTCAGGGAGGGGGATGCGGAGGTATCGGAAAGACACGCCAATTTTATCATAAATAAAGGATCGGCCAGTTCCGAAGATATTATCAGGTTGATCTCCATCTGCAGGGAAAGAGTTTACCAGGAGACGGGAATCCTCCTTGAGTTGGAGCTTTGTATTATGGGTGAGTTCCCCCATGAGGAAGTCGGCGGTTAG